Genomic window (Kangiella profundi):
AAGAGCTACCTGGGCTGCTATTAAAAGCCCATAAAATATATCAAGATCACACATGATATTTCTCCTTTCAGCGTAGGTTTAGTGGGTTTGTTATTAGTGCTTTTATTATTAATTTAAAAATCTACGCCTACAGAGACTGGACGACAAGAAAAAAGGACGGATTTGGAAATGAATTTACAATTATCGCTGAAGGAGGAAAGGGGCAGTTAACCGCCCCACTCTAGTATGATTTAAGTAATTTGCTCTGTTCCCATTAATTTCCTTTTGCTAAACACTTTTTTACTATAATTCATGCTCATCCAGCCCAAAACCTTTTTTCCTTAGGTCGTTTAAATATTCCCTAACTTGAATTTGAAATTTAGAAAATAAATCATTTTCTTTCTCTAATATTTTAGTTTCATTTCTTCTTAATTTCATATATGCATTTGTTAGCACTGTATAATAACTATTCGCTGACTCAACAAGAGCAAGATTGTTAATAAGTAGTTGTAAATTATTTAAAGACCTATAACCATTTAAGTAATAATCAGTAGCTTTATCAAAGTTAACTTCTGCACCGCCTTTAATTCTTGACCTTATTATCATTATTTCTCTTATTAACTCTTCGCTATCAACAATAAAATTAAGGAGGATTTCTTTATACTCTAAATAAAGTTTCTCGTAATACTCTCTTTTTTTATCGTTATCTATTTGATTAGATACTAACTTCGATTTTATAAATTCTATAGCAGCATAAAGAAAATACCCTACCACTACTGAAATCGTTGGAACCCAAACATCCATGACTATCTCCATAATTATTATTTCAAAAGTTTAAATATCAAATGATTTGCAAGCGAAGGTTTCTATTAATGAGTCTTCAGAGTTAAATAAAACATAATCATTAATGTTGAAATCCATTATTCTTCTTAAAAACTCTTTCCTAAATTTGTTTTTTATTATAATTTTTGTGACCTTGTGTCTATTTGACTCATCTCTAAGGCAATCCATGAAATTCATTAACGTTACAGACTCTAATGCTAATCCTTCTCCGTAATAATTCTTTACACCAGAAACTGTATAATTAGCCTGCTGTAAAAAGTGTCTTCTATGGGTAGTTATATAAGGCCCAATCACATTTGTTATAGGTGATGAAACTCCCCTACCATTACTTTCTCTAAAGTTCTCTTGAAAGCAGTATACTGCTCCATCGCATTCTCCCTTCATATCCTTTAAACAAAAATATAGTGCTACTATAGGTGACATCGACCAATCTATTAATGGAGAAGGAAAACCATGGTGACGTAAATAAATCAACAGCTCTAACCATAAAAGCTCTAAATTACTGCTTCTAGTGTTTTCACTTAAAACTTCTCTTCTAATTTCTTCTATTCCTCCTCTTGGGAGTTCCCACTTCTCATTCTTGAAGGAATTAAGTTCATCAATAAAATGATTTATCCTGTTGTAATAATTAACTAGATCAAAAGTTTTTGCCCCCGCTCTCCTTTCTAGTGTTGACCTAATCCCCCATTTTTTATCCCCTTCTCCTCTGAATAAAACACTGAACCCATTGTACATATCACCATGCATTGATATTTCTTCAAACTTTTTCATTAAGCTATTCCAGCTTCTTATAGTTGTTTCCTCAATCATTTTATTCTCTCTACCCATTCAAAAAACATTTCTAACTAATTTATGAAATGTAAAATCTCATTTTTTTTCAAAAAAATCAAAAAAAGATAGTTTCAATACTCACCTCCATCTTTAATGGCTTGTAAGCAATATAACTTATTGATAATTATAAGTTATGCAATACATGCTTGAAGTTTGAGTGCCCCACATTTGATCTATCCCACCCAGCTTGTATAGTGGTTAAGAGATATTTGCTGTTCAGGGAGATCGCATGTCACATTGTTTATCTGCTCTAACTGTCCTTTCTTTAAGCTTTCTGGCTTTCCAACCTACCGCTGTGTCCGCTGAAGAAGAAACTGATGTTAATATTGGTGGCGCTGTCCGTCTGAACTATAACTGGAAAGATTATGGTGATGATGACGACGGTGCTTTTGACTTTGAGTTGTTTGCTGTTGATGTTGATGTGATTCGTGGTAACTGGTTTGTTGATGCTCAGTTTCGTTTCTATCAAACCTTTGATGCGGTTCATCATGCTGAAATTGGATATCGATTCAGTGATGAGGATACGGTAGTCGCTGGCGTCAGTCAGGTGCCTTTCGGTATTAGCCCCTATGCCTCGCATGGATTCTGGTTTGGCGGTACTTATTACCTCGGATTCGAGGATGATTACGATACTGGAGTCAAATGGACACATACCGTTGATGAATGGACCTTTGATACGGCCTACTTCTTTAATAGCGAATACGATGATTCGAGTCGTTATGGGCGTTATTCATTTGATATTGCGAGCATTGATGGACGTGATAATAAAGAGGATGGCCAGGCTAATTTTAGAGCGCAATATGCATTGGGCGATCATACGATAGGCGCTTCCCTTCAAGCAGGAAAAATCAGAAATAATACGACTAACTCTTTAGGAAACCATTACGCAGGCGCTGTTCATTTTGATGGCCATTTTGGTAGCTGGAATCTTCAATTACAGCATATTTATTACGATTTTGAGCAGGCGCCTGAATTACAGACTGCTGACGGTCGAATTGCCATGTCGGCATTTGATTTCCCTTTCGAAATTGCCACTGAAGCAAACGTTACCAGCTTTAATGTGGCTAAGTCCTTTGATATCGGAAATGAATTTGTTGATAGAGTTGTCTGCTATAACGACTTTACCTACACCGCTACACCCAATGAATTTCAACTCACAGATTCAATTCAAAACGTCACTGGTTGCACCCTCATAAAAGGTGGTCTTTATACTTATATTGACTGGATCGCTGGTAAAAACATGTGGTTTGCTGGCGGACCTGGTATAGGTGTCTACGATGGGCCTGAAAAGTGGCATTCACGCCTAAACATTAACATTGGTTATTACTTCTAGGGAGAATCCATGAGTCAACAAAACGACCCTAATACTCCGCAAAATCCATTGCATGAAAGGTTTGATACTGATCATGAAATAGGCGAAAACAATGTCGAAATACTGGGTATGGATCTGCATAACCCGGTATTTTTTGCATCATCTTTTTTCGTTATCTTCTTTGTTCTTTTAACCCTGCTATTTCCCGACAGATCCGGGGCTTATTATGAGGCAGCCAAGTCTTGGTCTATCGAAAATTTTGATTGGTTGTTTATGATCAGCGGTAACGTGTTTGTGATTTTCTGTATTGTGTTGCTGTTGTCGCCGTACGGTAAAATCCGTATCGGCGGTAAAAAAGCGAAACCGGATTTTAGTGTTCTGTCCTGGTTTGCCATGCTATTCGCTGCTGGTATGGGTATTGGGTTAATGTTCTGGAGTGTGGCAGAACCTGTTGGCTATTACACCAACTGGGCTGGAACCCCCTTCAATGTGCCGCCCGGAACTCCAGAAGCTCGTGAATTAGCGATGGGTGCGACCATGTTCCATTGGGGTCTACATCCCTGGGGTATTTATGCGGTCGTTGCCCTCTCCCTCGCCTTCTTTTCCTATAACTGCAACATGCCACTAACCATTCGTTCCAGCTTTTATCCGTTATTCGGTGAGCGTGTTTGGGGTACGGTCGGCAATGTCATCGATACCATTGCCGTGTTAGCCACGATATTTGGTTTAGCGACTTCGTTAGGATTTGGTGCGCAACAGGCGGCAGGTGGTCTGCATTATCTGTTTAATGACATTCCTAATAACATTACAACACAAATGGCTATCATATTTGGGGTTACCGTCATTGCTATATTCTCAGTTATCAGAGGCCTAGAGGGCGGAGTAAAAGTTCTGAGTAACATCAACATGTCGTTAGCTGCCCTACTCATGATTTTTGTGATTATTGCAGGCTCCACTGTGCTCATTCTTAATGGAATTGGTAAAACTTTGTGGGTGTATATTGAGAATATTGTGCCGTTGAGCAATTGGGTTGGTAGAGAAGATAAGACTTTTTATACCGGCTGGACAATTTTCTATTGGGCCTGGTGGATTTCATGGTCGCCATTTGTGGGTATGTTTATCGCACGAGTTTCTAAAGGTCGAACTGTAAGGCAGTTTATTGCTGCAGTTCTAATTATCCCAACACTTTTAAGCGCTGTGTGGATGACCACATTTGGCACAATGGGTTTAGAGCAAGTCCAAAATCAAGTTGGCGAATTAGCTAATGGCATTACAGACAAGTCACTGGCTCTTTTCCAAATGTTGGAAAATTTACCTTATGGTATCGTTACTTCAATCATCGCAATTATCCTGGTTTTGGTGTTCTTTATCACCTCCTCTGACTCAGGATCATTGGTTATCGACAGTATTACCGCTGGCGGTAAGGTTGATGCACCAGTCACTCAAAGAGTTTATTGGGCAGTGATGGAAGGCGTTATTGCCGCTGTACTGCTTTTTGGTGGCGGAAAAGAGGCTTTGGGTGCTTTGCAGGCTGCGGCGATTACCGTTGGTCTGCCCTTCTCTATCGTGCTGCTTCTGATGTGTGTCAGTTTATTTATTGGGTTAAGAGCTGCCTACAACCTTAATTATAAAAATGCAGATGACTAGAAAATTAATTTAAAAAGCCCCGTCAGGGGCTTTAATTTGGCCAGTTATCCTTATCATTTATAGGAGAGGAGCGCAGTTTTTTACTCTGTTTATTTGTGCCATACTTTGCACTCTAAATTATCGAGTTATTAAACATGCTTACAGAACAAGAGCTTATTCACTATAGCCGTCATATTATCTTGCCTAAAATTGATGAAGAGGGTCAGGCAAGAATCAAACAATCTAAAGTTCTCATCATAGGAATGGGAGGCTTAGGCTCGCCAGTTGCCTTGTATCTGGCTGCTGCGGGAGTTGGTCACCTATATATTGCAGACCATGACAAAGTTGAACGCTCAAACCTGCAACGCCAGATAATTCATACACTCAACAGCTTAAATCAAACAAAAGTCGACTCAGCTAAGTCAACCATTGAGCATTTAAATCCGTGGGTTCAGGTAACATGCATTGCTGATAAACTCGAAGGAGAACAACTTGAATCAATGATCGCCAAAGTCGATGTGGTGATTGATTGTTGTGATAATTTTGCGACTCGATTTGCAGTCAACCGAGCATCAGTGAAGCATGCTAAGCCCTTAGTATCAGGTGCTGCTATTAGATTTGAAGGACAGGTAGCAGTGTTTAATTACAATGAATTATCGCCTTGCTATCAATGTCTTTACCAACCAGACATTCAGCTTGATGAAAACTGTTTTGATCAAGGTGTTCTATCACCTGTAGTAGGAACCATAGGCACTTTACAAGCGACAGAAGCCTTAAAAATCATCTCCGGTGCAGGCCAGGTAGCGGACGGGCAGCTACTAGTTTACGATGCCTTAAGCTTTGACTTTAGAAAAATGAAAGTCGCTAAAGATATCAGCTGCCCAGTCTGTTCTTGATCAGCATCACCGCTTATCAAGAGCCATTAATCAAGATATGGACCCAAATGCTGGCTGCATAACCTAAGGCAATCACTGGCGTCCATTTCAGGTGAGTCATGAATGTATAGTGGCCACGTGCCTGGCCCATCAATGCAATACCTGCTGCTGAGCCGACCGAAAGTAAACTACCACCAACACCTGCAGTTAATGTCACCAGTAGCCACTGCGCATGCGACATATCTGGTTGCATAGTCAGCACCGCAAACATGACTGGAATATTATCCACAATGGATGACAATATACCGACTAAAACGTTAGCTGGTGTTGCTCCAAGTTCGCCATACATATAGCTTGATGCCATGCCTAAGTACCCTAAGAAACCTAAACCACCCACGGCCAGAATCACACCGTAGAAGAAGAACAATGTGTCCCACTCGGCTTGTGCTATACGGTCAAAAATATCGTAAGGCCTTTGAGTTGATACGCTAGTAGGATTTTCTTCAGTTTCTTTTTTGTGTTGTTTGCGTAAGAAAAAGCCATAGAACTTCAGGAATCCAAGTCCGAGCATCATACCGATAGCTGGTGGCAAGTGCAGGAAGTTGTGGAACGAAATCGCTGTAATAATAGTTAACAGGAATAGACCTACAATGATTAAGCCACCCTGCTTTATCTGCGCATGACTCCCCGCTTCTATTGGCTTAGGTTTACCATTCATTATCGCAAACTGCATGATAATTGCCGGAACCAGGAAATTAACTAAGGATGGAATAAATAGCGCAAAGAATTCTGAGAATTCAACCATACCTTTTTGCCAGACCATCAGTGTTGTGATGTCACCAAACGGGCTAAAAGCACCGCCTGCGTTAGCTGCAACCACAATGTTTATGCAGCTAAGGCCAACAAATTTTGCATGACCGTTCCCGACTGCTAATACAACAGAACACATGATCAATGCTGTGGTCAGGTTATCGGCTATTGGTGAAATAAAGAATGCCAGAATCCCGGTCATCCAGAACAGCTGCTTGTAGGTAAAACCTTTATTGACCAACCAGTCACGCAAAGCGTCAAAGACATCACGTTCAATCATGGCATTGATATAGGTCATCGCCACAAGTAGGAAGAAAAATAGCTCTGCGTATTCCAAGAAGTTGTGGCGCACCGCTTCTTCAGCTAGCTGAGACATACCATGCTGATGATAGACAATCCCAATGACCAGCCAGATTAAACCTGCTGCAACCAAGATCGGTTTAGATTTTCTCAGGTGAATTTTTTCTTCGAAAATAACCAGCGAATAAGCTAGAACAAAGATGGCTATGGCTAAAAAGCCAACCCAATGGTCGGTTAAATTAAGTAAAGTATTGGTTGAGACATCTGCTGCAAGCAATTGAAAAGGAAAGAGTAATAAAGCTAAAAATAGAAAATATGAATGCTTTTTCATGGTGATGACCATGGCTATCTTTTTTAAGGTGGCGCAATTATAGGTATCTATAGCTAGATGTCATAGATCTAAATCAATGTTTTTGTAGTATTTGTTGTATGGGGTGGGATAAGTAAAGGTTATGGGTTGGTTTATTACCTGGTGGGGCACCCTTTTGTAACAGTGCATACGAGTAGCAGTTGGTTTTATAATCCAGCTGTTTTATAGATAGAAAAAAGCAGATCCTGAATCAAGTTCAGGATGACAAGACTTTGTTGAGCGCTGCTGACCTGATACAGATCATCGAAACCGGCTTGTCATTCCGGCCTACGAGCCGGAATCTAGCTCACTCAACCACCAACTCGCCTTTATACATCTGCATCTGGCAGTGAAATTGATAATTGCCCTTCTCCAGTTTTTTCAGCTTGATGCTTTTTGTCTTATTAACTTGCAAGCTTTCACTGATATCAAGTTCAGGAAAAATCACCATTTCTGCGCAAGGTGTTTCATCCTTTCGTAAAAATTCCAAGCTAATTTCAGTATCCACTGGAACACTGATATGGGCGGGTTGATACACACCATCTTCAACGATGATTTTAATTACATCCTGATCTTTTGCCTGGACATTCTTAGGTTTATAAATCCAGAACCAATAAATAATAAGCGCTATCAGTGCTAAGCCAATTATGTTTATAACCAGTAAATTCATGTGATGTCCTTTTTGGCTTAATGGTCTTTAGGTTTGAAAAAACGTAGGCGGTTGGCATTAGTCACCACGGTCACCGATGAGAATGCCATGGCTGCACCTGCAATGACGGGGCTCAGCAAAATACCGAAGAAGGGATACAACAAGCCTGCGGCAATAGGTATGCCCGCAACATTATAAATAAAGGCGCCAAACAGGTTTTGTCTGATGTTACGCAATGTGGCTTTACTGGTAGCCACGGCATCCGCAAGGCCATGTAGAGAACCGCGCATCAAAGTAATATCAGCGCTTTCAATAGCAACGTCAGTACCCGTTCCAATGGCAAAGCCAACATCTGCTTGTGCCAGCGCTGGTGCATCATTGATACCATCACCGGTCATGCCAACAAGCTCGCCTTCCTTCTGCAGTTGTTTTACCTTGTCAACTTTATCCTCTGGTAAAACCTCCGCAAAAAACTCTTCAATGCCGACTTTATTAGCTACTGCTTTGGCTGTGGCTTTATTATCACCGGTCAGCATTACAACTCGGATATTCGCTTGCTGTAATCGTTTAATTGCTTCGATAGAATCTTCTTTTATAGGATCGGCCACCGCTAAAATAGCAGCGAGTTGTTTATCAACGGCAAAGTACATTGGTGTTTTCGCCTCGCCAGCAAGCTCCTGTGCTCTATCGACTGCATGGTCAATATCAATGCCTTGGTCCCGCATTAGCTTTTCATTACCAAAATAAAGATGCTTACCATCAACCTTTCCCTCTACACCATGTCCGGCAATAGAATTAAAGTCTGAGCTTTTGCTGAGTTCAATATCTTTTTCTTTTGCCGATTCAACAATGGCTTGTGCAAGAGGATGCTCCGAGCCTGTTTCGAGACTGGCTGCCAGTTGTAGCGCATCATTTTCAGAGAAGTCATTATAGGCAACAATGTCGGTAACTTTGGGCGAGCCTTCTGTAATCGTGCCAGTTTTATCGAGCACCATGGCTGTAATTTTCGAAGCAGTCTGCAACGACTCACCATTGCGAATCAATACACCCGCTTCTGCGGCTTTACCAACACCCACCATAACTGACATGGGCGTTGCTAAACCTAGCGCACAGGGACAGGCAATAATCAGAACGGTAGTCGCAGAAACCACGGCAAAGGCAATGGCATCTTGTGCTCCGAAATTCAGCCAAACCAAGGCACTAATAACCGCAATAATCATGACAGTCGGCACAAAATACGCGGCGATAACGTCCGCTAATCTACCAATTGGAGGCTTAGAGTTTTGCGCCTGCTTAACCATTTTAATAATTTGCGCCAGGGCCGTATCTTTACCCACTCGAGTGGCTTTAAAAATTATGGTTCCGCTTTTATTAATGGTTCCGGCTGAAACCTCGTCGCCCTCTCCTTTTTCAACGGGCATGGGTTCGCCCGTTAGCATCGATTCATCAAGCGTGGAGCTGCCTTCAGTCACAACGCCATCAACAGGAATCTTTTCACCAGGGCGTACTCGCACCAGGTCATCTTTTTGTACATCCTCAATGGGAATATCTTTCTCATCACCGTCACGAATCACTCTTGCAGTTTTAGCCTGTAAGCCAATCAAGCGTTTAATAGCTTCTGAGGTCCTACCGCGCGCTCTAACTTCTAAGGCCAGGCCCAAATTAATAAGACCAATAATCATGGCTGTTGCTTCGAAATAGACGTGACGTGCCATTTCGGGTAACGAATCAGGGAAAAATACCACAATCATTGAATAGACCCAGGCCGTACCTGTGCCCAATGCAATCAGAGTCTCCATATTCGCGGAGTGATTTTTGAAGGATTTCCAGGCGCCAGTGAAAAAATGTTTTCCTGAGAAATACATGATGGCCAATGTGATCAGTCCAACAACCAACCAGGCAATGCGTTCTTTTGGGGTGGTTACGGTCATGGCTCCGCCTAATAACCCATAAGCCATTAAAGGCACACCAACTCCAAGCGCAATCCACATCTTGGTCATCAGACGCTTATAGTAAGCTTTATTAGCCTGTTCCTTTTCTTCCAGCGCGTCGCTTTCTGATTCATTTTCAATTAACGACGCCTGATAGCCCGCATTCTCAACAGCTTCAATCATGGTGTCGGTATTTGCAGACCCTTTAACGGTAACGGTGCGGTCTGCGAAGTTCATCTCGGCGCTTTCAACGCCTGAAATACTTTTTAAAGCACCTTCAATTTTACCGACGCAACTGGCGCAGCCTGCTCCTTCAATATTGAGCTCTACGGCTTTTGAATGGGAAGAATGTTCACTCATGCAGCTTAACCTTAACCATTAATGGTAATGCTTACTGTGTTAATACCTATTACTCTATCACTAGTTATTTAGAAAAATAACCATAAGATTTTGGGGGCTTACTGACCTCGTTTAAACCATCGTATTTAACCATGATTGACATATATGCCTTTTCATATATATTGGCCGCCATATATGTCTTTATGGGGCAATTAGATGGAACCGACTAATTTTTTTAAATGCCTGGCCGATGAGACCCGATTGCGAAGTTTGCTCTTAATACAACAAGAGTCTGAGCTATGTGTATGTGAGCTGATGGAAGCATTAGACGAGAATCAGCCAAAAGTTTCACGCCATTTAGCACAATTACGCCAATGCGGACTGCTTCTCGATAGGCGTGATGGCAAGTGGGTTTACTACCGCTTAAACCCCGAGCTACCCAATTGGACTGTCAAAGTGCTAGCCGAAACTGCGCAAAGTAACCAGCAATTTGTAGCAAATAACATTAAGCGTCTTGGAAACATGGCAAATAGACCAGAACGCTCTCTATGTTGCTAAATTGCATTTATTTACAAATGGTTAGCGAATTATTTTAATCCTTTTTATAAACGAGTTAGAGCATGAAAATACTGTTTATTTGTACGCATAATGCCTGCCGCAGCGTACTTGGCGAGGTTATAGCCCGCACACTTGGCAAAGGCCGTCTTGAAACCGCCAGTGCCGGCAGCGCTCCACGCGGCATAGTCCATCCTCTTACCCTGAAATATCTTAGCCAACATGGCTACAGCACTGATGGGTTAACGAGTCAAAGCTGGGATGAACTGAGCGACTTTGATCCCGATGTGGTTATAACCGTTTGCGATAGCGCAGCTGGCGAAAGCTGTCCGCTATGGATGGGTAAAACCCTAAAAGTGCACTGGGGTTTGCCAGATCCTTCTAAAGGTCCCAGTTCTGGAGAGAGTGTTTCTGGAGATCATGCTTCCGAAGAGGAAGAAGCTAAAGCTTTTGCGCATGTCATTAAGGTCATAGAAAAGCGAATTAACACGCTTCTGGAGAAAGATTTCGAACATATGGATGCTGATCAACTTAAAACTGAACTGCAACAACTTGGGGAGTTATTTTAATGGGTGTTTTTGAACGATTTTTATCGCTATGGGTTGCTTTATGTATCGTCGTTGGCGTTGTTTTAGGCAACGTTTTGCCAGAGGTCTTTAACTATATCGCTAAGCTAGAGTATGCCCATGTAAACCTGTTCGTTGCAGTGCTTATCTGGCTAATGATATTCCCAATGATGGTTCAGGTTGATTTCAAATCGATTAAGGATGTGGGCAAAAAGCCCAAAGGTCTGGTGTTAACCTTAGTCGTCAACTGGTTGATAAAACCGTTTACCATGGCCGCTCTTGGCGTACTATTCTTTAAGTTCTTCTTTGCAGATCTGGTTGACCCACAAACGGCAAATGAATATATCGCAGGTATGATCTTACTGGGCGTTGCACCATGTACCGCTATGGTTTTTGTGTGGAGCCATTTAACCAAAGGTGACGCCAACTATACCTTAGTTCAGGTATCGATTAATGATGTCATTATGGTGTTTGCCTTTGCTCCCTTGGCCGCCTTCCTGTTAGGTGTTACCAACATTACTGTGCCTTGGGAAACCTTGCTTTTATCGGTAGTCCTCTATGTGCTGTTACCGCTGATTGCAGGTGCCATAACCCGAAATGTACTGGACAAGAAAGATGACCATCATCGACTACACATGTTTCTTGTTAAGTCGAAACCATGGTCTATTTTAGGGCTATTACTAACCATCATTGTGCTGTTTGCTTTTCAGGCCGAAAAAATCCTCGCTAAACCGCTCGATATTGGTCTAATTGCTATTCCGTTACTGATTCAGACATATGGTATTTTTATCATTGCTTACGTCGCTGCAAAATTTATGAAGCTTCCACATAATATTGCCGCGCCAGCCTGCATGATTGGTACCTCGAATTTCTTTGAGCTTGCAGTAGCGGTCGCTATTTCATTGTTTGGACTGCATTCTGGCGCTGCATTGGCCACTGTTGTGGGCGTTCTAGTTGAAGTACCCGTGATGCTATCCCTTGTGGCTTTTGCTAACCGGACTCAGCATTGGTTTAAGGGGTAGGCTTATTTGTGGGGACACCTGATGGGTTGTCCCTGCTTTATTCATAAATATGTCCACTCTTGCCGTAGACTGGTCCTTTTGCTTGCCCTTTTGCATAAAGATCCTTAAGAGCAGATCCTGAATCAAGTTCAGGATGACAATCCTCTAGTTAGGAGTACCTGTTTTAGGTAAATCTTATTAATTTTGTAGGTGCACAATTAACTTTACCGTAAAGTCCCCCTGAATTAGTACCACACCAATTCCCATGTCATCCTGAACTTGATTCAGGATCTGCCTTTATCTTTCAATACAATAAGGGTTACATTAGCTACCAGGGACAACTCATGAGTTGTCCCTACGTCCTTCGAAAGCTGTATCCGAGTACTTCTCGCACCTACTTTGGGCTAGACGTACAGATACCGCCCCTACCCATTCTGATATTCATATATCTCAACTAATCAATACCAATTATTCCTCCTCATTCCTTGACAAAAATCAAGCAGTTAAACTCTTAATATGATATACATAATGTGTGCTTTACACTCTTAAACACATGGAATTAAGGAGTTTGCATCATGAATGAAGAAGAATTGAAAGCGGAAGCAAAAAAGCTTTACGAAAAGCTAAAAACCCAGCGCGATGAGCTAAAAGTTCAAGCTCACTTAGCGAAAGCGGAATTACGTGATAAATGGCAAGAAACCGAGCATGACTGGGAGCGTTTTGAAGCCAAGGCTAAAACTATTGGCAAAGGTGCTCAAAAAGCTTCTGAAGATGTTGGTAAAGGCTTTGTACTTTTGGGTCATCAACTGCAGGAAGCATACAAGGATATAAAGCAAGCATTTCGTTCCAGCGACCTTACTGACTAATCCCTATCATTAAGCTGGACAATACAGGATGAACCTTAAGGTCATAACTTACAATATTCATCGCGCAATTGGCGTTGATCGTCGGTTTCGTCCTGAACGAATTGTTGAGATTCTGGAGAGCTATGATGCAGATATTATAGCTCTCCAGGAAGTTGACGATGGAGTGC
Coding sequences:
- a CDS encoding FRG domain-containing protein → MIEETTIRSWNSLMKKFEEISMHGDMYNGFSVLFRGEGDKKWGIRSTLERRAGAKTFDLVNYYNRINHFIDELNSFKNEKWELPRGGIEEIRREVLSENTRSSNLELLWLELLIYLRHHGFPSPLIDWSMSPIVALYFCLKDMKGECDGAVYCFQENFRESNGRGVSSPITNVIGPYITTHRRHFLQQANYTVSGVKNYYGEGLALESVTLMNFMDCLRDESNRHKVTKIIIKNKFRKEFLRRIMDFNINDYVLFNSEDSLIETFACKSFDI
- a CDS encoding BCCT family transporter; this translates as MSQQNDPNTPQNPLHERFDTDHEIGENNVEILGMDLHNPVFFASSFFVIFFVLLTLLFPDRSGAYYEAAKSWSIENFDWLFMISGNVFVIFCIVLLLSPYGKIRIGGKKAKPDFSVLSWFAMLFAAGMGIGLMFWSVAEPVGYYTNWAGTPFNVPPGTPEARELAMGATMFHWGLHPWGIYAVVALSLAFFSYNCNMPLTIRSSFYPLFGERVWGTVGNVIDTIAVLATIFGLATSLGFGAQQAAGGLHYLFNDIPNNITTQMAIIFGVTVIAIFSVIRGLEGGVKVLSNINMSLAALLMIFVIIAGSTVLILNGIGKTLWVYIENIVPLSNWVGREDKTFYTGWTIFYWAWWISWSPFVGMFIARVSKGRTVRQFIAAVLIIPTLLSAVWMTTFGTMGLEQVQNQVGELANGITDKSLALFQMLENLPYGIVTSIIAIILVLVFFITSSDSGSLVIDSITAGGKVDAPVTQRVYWAVMEGVIAAVLLFGGGKEALGALQAAAITVGLPFSIVLLLMCVSLFIGLRAAYNLNYKNADD
- a CDS encoding HesA/MoeB/ThiF family protein, translating into MLTEQELIHYSRHIILPKIDEEGQARIKQSKVLIIGMGGLGSPVALYLAAAGVGHLYIADHDKVERSNLQRQIIHTLNSLNQTKVDSAKSTIEHLNPWVQVTCIADKLEGEQLESMIAKVDVVIDCCDNFATRFAVNRASVKHAKPLVSGAAIRFEGQVAVFNYNELSPCYQCLYQPDIQLDENCFDQGVLSPVVGTIGTLQATEALKIISGAGQVADGQLLVYDALSFDFRKMKVAKDISCPVCS
- the nhaD gene encoding sodium:proton antiporter NhaD, with product MKKHSYFLFLALLLFPFQLLAADVSTNTLLNLTDHWVGFLAIAIFVLAYSLVIFEEKIHLRKSKPILVAAGLIWLVIGIVYHQHGMSQLAEEAVRHNFLEYAELFFFLLVAMTYINAMIERDVFDALRDWLVNKGFTYKQLFWMTGILAFFISPIADNLTTALIMCSVVLAVGNGHAKFVGLSCINIVVAANAGGAFSPFGDITTLMVWQKGMVEFSEFFALFIPSLVNFLVPAIIMQFAIMNGKPKPIEAGSHAQIKQGGLIIVGLFLLTIITAISFHNFLHLPPAIGMMLGLGFLKFYGFFLRKQHKKETEENPTSVSTQRPYDIFDRIAQAEWDTLFFFYGVILAVGGLGFLGYLGMASSYMYGELGATPANVLVGILSSIVDNIPVMFAVLTMQPDMSHAQWLLVTLTAGVGGSLLSVGSAAGIALMGQARGHYTFMTHLKWTPVIALGYAASIWVHILINGS
- a CDS encoding cupredoxin domain-containing protein, with amino-acid sequence MNLLVINIIGLALIALIIYWFWIYKPKNVQAKDQDVIKIIVEDGVYQPAHISVPVDTEISLEFLRKDETPCAEMVIFPELDISESLQVNKTKSIKLKKLEKGNYQFHCQMQMYKGELVVE
- a CDS encoding heavy metal translocating P-type ATPase, translating into MSEHSSHSKAVELNIEGAGCASCVGKIEGALKSISGVESAEMNFADRTVTVKGSANTDTMIEAVENAGYQASLIENESESDALEEKEQANKAYYKRLMTKMWIALGVGVPLMAYGLLGGAMTVTTPKERIAWLVVGLITLAIMYFSGKHFFTGAWKSFKNHSANMETLIALGTGTAWVYSMIVVFFPDSLPEMARHVYFEATAMIIGLINLGLALEVRARGRTSEAIKRLIGLQAKTARVIRDGDEKDIPIEDVQKDDLVRVRPGEKIPVDGVVTEGSSTLDESMLTGEPMPVEKGEGDEVSAGTINKSGTIIFKATRVGKDTALAQIIKMVKQAQNSKPPIGRLADVIAAYFVPTVMIIAVISALVWLNFGAQDAIAFAVVSATTVLIIACPCALGLATPMSVMVGVGKAAEAGVLIRNGESLQTASKITAMVLDKTGTITEGSPKVTDIVAYNDFSENDALQLAASLETGSEHPLAQAIVESAKEKDIELSKSSDFNSIAGHGVEGKVDGKHLYFGNEKLMRDQGIDIDHAVDRAQELAGEAKTPMYFAVDKQLAAILAVADPIKEDSIEAIKRLQQANIRVVMLTGDNKATAKAVANKVGIEEFFAEVLPEDKVDKVKQLQKEGELVGMTGDGINDAPALAQADVGFAIGTGTDVAIESADITLMRGSLHGLADAVATSKATLRNIRQNLFGAFIYNVAGIPIAAGLLYPFFGILLSPVIAGAAMAFSSVTVVTNANRLRFFKPKDH
- a CDS encoding metalloregulator ArsR/SmtB family transcription factor encodes the protein MEPTNFFKCLADETRLRSLLLIQQESELCVCELMEALDENQPKVSRHLAQLRQCGLLLDRRDGKWVYYRLNPELPNWTVKVLAETAQSNQQFVANNIKRLGNMANRPERSLCC